AGCAACGACTGAAGTCGTTACTACGGCGTTCGCTTCGCAAGTTCAGCGGGCCGTGCATTGCAGAATCCCTAAGGGTGACCCTCCGGCGCGCTATGCACCCAACAACTCCGCAATTGCACCATTTGCCGCTCATTCCCCTCCCTTTTATGATTCCGGCAGCACCAGTCGATGTGCGTTGTGCCTGCCCCTTTTCCTCTCCTCAAAGTTTTGAGTGAAATCCGTATCTTTTAGTTTGACGCGAAAATTTATTTTTAGTAGATTGAGAAAAATTAGAAGGAGGGAGGCGCGATACTCAGGATGCGCAACGGTCGACGATTGGATCGGCCCGGTTTGAAGCCTCCCCCATTGGACTAAAGAATTTGAATGGTGTTCAAGCAGCACCTCTGATCGGTTTAAAGAGAGTCTACCTGCCGACAGGGCGGTGTTGCGGTGTCTCGTTCGATTCAGGAGCTCCGCGCGGGCGGGGAAACGCCTGGTTCCACATGGTCCAAAACACAACTTAAACCGGAGACTGACTGGAAATGAACCCCCTTCCTGCCGAAACACAGTTAATGCCCAGTTCCGAAACCACGGATCTGGTATCCAAGTTGTATGGCGTCGAAAACTGGGGCGCCGGATATTTTCAGGTCAACCAAAGGGGCAACCTCTCGGTCACCCCGACCAAGAATCCGCACCTCCAGGTCGACGTGTATGACGTGGTGTGCGAACTGGCACGGCGCAAAGTCGGCACCCCCATCCTGCTGCGGTTTCCCCAGATGCTGGAATGCCAGGTCACCGATCTTCACGAGGCGTTTCTGAATTCCATTAACGAGTTCCATTATGGCGGCGGACATCTCGGCGTTTTCCCGACCAAGGTGAACCAGAAACTGGATGTCATCGAGAGCCTCCTGCACACCGGGGCCAAGTACCGCTACGGGCTGGAGGTGGGGAGCAAGGCGGAACTGGCACTCGCCGTGGCGATGCCCCTGTCCCCCGGCGCGCTGATTATCTGCAACGGGAACAAGGACGAGCTGTTTGTCCGCAGCGCGCTCTTATGTCAGAAGCTCCAGAAGCCGTCCATTGTGGTCATCGAAGACATCGAAGATCTCAAGATGACGTTGAGCCTGGCGGAGAAGCTGGAGCTCGAAGCTCAGCTGGGGATTCGCGTCAAGCTTTATACCCGGGGTAGCGGCAAGTGGGAGGAGTCGGGTGGAGAGATTGCCAAGTTCGGCCTGAATACAATCCAACTGGTCAAGGCGCTGCACCACCTGCGCGAGGTCGGCCACCAGCAGGACTTGAAGATGCTGCATTTCCACATCGGCTCTCAGATTACGAACATCAAACGGATCAAAGCTGCTGTCAAAGAGGCGGCGCGCGTGTTCTGCAAGGTGAATAAGATGGGGTTCAACGTCCAGTACCTGAATGTGGGGGGGGGACTGGGCGTGGACTACGACGGCAGCCGCACCGCCTCGGAATGCAGTGTCAATTACACGATTCAGGAATTTGCGAACGACGTCATTTACACCGTGCGGGAGGTGTGTCAGAGCGAGAATGTGCCCGAGCCGATCGTGGTCACCGAGAGCGGGCGCGCCGTTGTCGCCTACCATTCCATGCTGATCACCGACGTGAGACAGGCCGTTTCCCCGGGGGCCAGTGCCGCCGCGCTGATCGAAATGGCGAATGGCACCAAATCGGAGCCGGTTCGCGAATTGGTCGATCTGGCGCGCGACATCAATGCCAAGAATTTCATGGAGTATTACCACGATGCCCTGGCACACCGCGAGGAATTCATCGCCCTGTTTGACCTGGGCTTTCTCGACCTCGAAGAAAAGGCCAAGGGCGAACAGCTCTTCTGGGACATCTGCCGGAAGGCCGTGAAGTTTTCCAAATCGATGAAAGATCGTCCAGAAGAGTTTGAAGACCTGGAAAAGTTGCTTTCGTCAAAGTACATCTGTAATTTCTCGCTCTTCCAGTCCGCCATCGACATCTGGGCGCTGGACCAACTGGTCCCGATCATGCCCATCCATCGGCTCAACGAGATCCCCACCGAATACGGGACGCTGTGCGACGTCACCTGTGATTCCGACGGGAGCATCGATAAGTTTGTCGATGTGCGGGACACGAAGGAATCCCTCGAACTGCACTCCCTCAATGGCACCCCCTATTACATCGCCCTGCTGCTGGTGGGGGCCTACCAGGAAGCCATCGGGGATCTGCATAATCTGTTCGGCGCAGTCAACGAGGTGAGCGTGGTGGTGGACGAAAACGGGCGGTTTCATTTCCGAAAAATCGTGCGGGGGGAAGTCGTCCGGCAGGTCCTGAGTTACATGGGCTACGATGTGGACACGCTGCTGCAATTGCTGGGGAACAGCGTGTCGCGACTGCGCCAGGAAGGGCTGCTCAAAGATGAGGACGAGCACGAACTGCTCGCCAACTATTCGCGTCTGCTGGACAGCTACACGTATCTATCTTAGTTCAAAGTTCGAAGTTCAAAGTTCAAAGTCCAAAGTCCGGAGACCAAAGTTCCGAGTTCAAAGTTCCAAGATCAAAGTTCCAAGTTCAAAGTCCAAAGTTAAAGGTCCTGATTCCACCCCATTCAATTCTGATTCCCGGCTTCTGGCCTCCGTCATTCGTCTTCTGATGTCCGACCTCCGACTTCTGACCTCTGACAACTGAGCGCCGAGAACTGACATCTGGGGCTCACGTATCAATCGTCAGAAGCAGGTACAGCCCGCCCAGTCCGAACAACAGGTTCGGAGACCATACCGCAATCATCGGATTCAGCTTGTTGAAGGAGCCCATCGCCTCGAAGAGTCCCGCCACCGCCCAGTAAACGATTCCGATTACGATCGACAACCCCACTCCGTACAGAGCCCCTCGCCGGCCCGTGGAGAAGGAGAACGGGATGGCGATCAAAACCATGATAAACGCCATGGCCGGATATGAGAATTTTCGATAGTACTGGACCATCAGCCGCACCACATCAAACCCGCTCTGTTGCAGTGATCCAATGTAATGCCACAGTTCTCGGGCGTTCATTTGTTCGCTCAATTTCACCACTTTGACAAAGTACTCGGGTTTCTCAGTCATCTCCGCAAAGGTGGTCACGCTGAACGTCCGATAAGGTTCAGGCGCACCCGCGGCAAAATCCCTCACCCAGCCGTCATCGTAAATCCAGCGGTCCGAGTACGCATCCCGGTAGGTCTGTCGGGCGAAGATGCGTCGCGTGATCTCAAAGGAGTGCGGATCGATCTCAAAAACAGAGAGCCCCGCAAAGACTTGCTTGTCCGGATCGTAGTAGTTGTAATTGTAAATCTGGAGGTGTGCATTCCCCGTCCCTACAATCCAATTCTGATTGGGACGGAGAAACGTCTGCGGAGGCCTGCCCTTGATGATGTTCCGGTACATGTCCTGGCGCTGATTGGATCCGGGCAGCACGAAGTCCTGCAGTACAAACATACCGACGCTGATCACGGCCGCGCTGAAAAGCAGCGACAGGGAAAGGCGGTAGAGACTTAAACCCGAGGCCTTCATGGCGGTGATCTGATTGGTCTTGGTCAACAACCCAAAATTCACAAGAGTGGCCACCAGGATCGCGAGGGGGGTCAGCGTGTAGACAATCTGAGGAGTTAGGAAGACAAAGTAATAGATGGTGGTCAGCGGAGAGATATCATTTCTCACGATGTCCGAGATGAGCTCAAACAGGGTGACAATGATAAAGATGATGATGAAAGCAGCCAGGGAGAGCAGGAGGTAGGCGAAGAATCCCCGCAGAATGTATTCGTCCAGGATATGAGGAGAGATCAAGCGCAATAGAGAGATGACCTTCCCGGACGGCTGCGCGGTGGAGGACTCGGTATTATTCAACTGGGCGGCCCTTCTCATCCCCCGGGCATCCAGAAAGGCGGGGCGTGAAATCCTGAACAGGGACCGCTCATGAAGAAAGATAAGAACGCCCGCAAAGAACAGGAAGATCAGGTTGGTTCCCCAGATCCCCACAAAAGGTGAAAGCCGGCCATCCTCGGCAAACCGGGATCCACTGACAAACAAGAGATAATAGGCGCTGATGACCAACAGGCTCAGGACGAACCCATAGGACTTGCCGCCTTTCCGGGAGGAGATCCCCAAGGGGATCCCGAGCAGGGCGAGCACGATGCAGGAACAGGGAAGGGCGAACCGCCGGTACAATTCGATACGGAAAGACCGGGAAGCGATCGGCTTCCTCGTTTCGTTCAGGAGTTCCCAGTTCGTATATTCGCTCAGCGACCGCCGGGTTGCCTGCGCCCCTTTCGCGACGATCGGAGGCAGGGGAATTTCGCTGTGCGTGAAGTGAATCATGGAGTACTCGCTGGGTCTCTGAGGCGCAAGCAGGTGGGTTCCTCCTTCTTCCAAGTACAACTGGAGTCGATCCTTGGGGCGGTCAACAATCAACATTCCCTTCTGCGCCAACGTGATCTTGGGCTCATCCGCTTTGGAAACGTCGACCAGGAAGATCCCGTTCCAGCGATCCCCACTGATATCCTGAACGTAAAGAATCAAATTCGGGAACCGTCCATCAAAGACGCGGGGGCTGATCTCGGTGCCGATCTGGGAGCGGGCGAGTTGGGTCAGGACCGACTGCTTCATGCGGTTCACTCGGGGCACAATCTCGAGGGAAAGTCCCAGATTGAGCCCGGCGGCAAGGAACGCCAGAAGGAGAACCGGCCTCACAAACGCCGCGATGGATTGGCCGCTGGCACGAAGCGCGACCACTTCGCCATCCGCCGAGAGCCGTCCCAGCCCCACCAGGATACCGAGTAGCCCCGCCATGGGAATAGCAAAGAGAAAGATGTTGGGGAGCAACAGCAGGCAGAGCTTCCCGATCAGTGCCGGTGAGGCCGTGCTGCTGACCACCATCTCCAGCAATTTTCCCATGTCCCGGACGAAGAGGATGAAAGTAAAGACGAGCAACCCGAGGAGGGTGGGGGAGAGAATTTCACGAAAGATTGCGCGTGATATAATTCGCATGCTTCAAAATCTCGTGGCGAACGACCTCATCAATTTACCATATATTTTTTTATGCCCGAAAAAATTAAATTGGCCCTGCTCTGGCACATGCATCAACCATTTTACAAGGATTCCCTCCGGGGACTGCTGGAAATGCCCTGGGTGCGCTTGCACGCCCTGAAGGACTATTGGGGGATGGTCGCCATGCTCGATGACTTTCCCCGCGCCCGAATGACCTTCAATGTGGTCCCTTCACTTCTCTCCCAGATCGAGGACTTTCTTGCCCATCCGGAGGTCGATCCGCTTTTCACGCTCGCCTTCCAGCCCGTGTCCTCTCTGACCGACGATCAGAAGCTCTCGATGCTGGAGAACTTCTTTCAAGCCAATTATGAACATCAGATTGCCCGCTTTCCAAGGTTCGAAGAGCTGTTCCAACGCGCCCATCAATCCCCCGGTCCGCCCTCCAGCGCAAGACTCCGACAATTCGGGGCGCAGGATCTTCTTGATTTGCAGGTTCTCTCCCAGTTGTGCTGGTTTGATGAGATCTACCTCACCCGAGATCCGGTGACCCGCTCGCTGGTTGAAAAAGGGCGACGATTTTCCGATGAGGACAAAGCCAGACTCCGGGACAGGGAGGTGGAGATATTATCTCACCTTGTCCCAATCTATCGGCAGGCGGCAGAGCGGGGGCAGGTCGAACTCTCAACCACGCCCTTCTTCCATCCCATCCTCCCCTTGCTCTGTGATTCGTCGATTGCCAGTCAATCGCAACCTCGCTCTCCCTTCCCGGCGCAACCCTTCCGGTATCCTCAGGATGCTGCTTTGCAGTTGAATCGCGCCGTGGAGCAACATCAAAGGCTTTTCGGCCAGGTCCCCTCCGGGGTCTGGCCTTCCGAAGGTTCGGTCTCCAACGCCGCTCTCGATGTGATCTCCGACGCCGGGTTTCTGTGGACCGCGACCGACGAGGGGATCCTGGCTCGCAGCCTGGGGCTGGCGTTTCATCGGGCCCCCAGCGGGGAAATCCACCACTCGGAGATGTTGCACGCCCCCTACCGATATCGCAATACCTCGTTGCACATCTTCTTCCGCGATCGGGAACTCTCCGATGCCATCGGCTTCCACTATTCAAGGATGCCGGCGGGAGACGCCGCAGAGAATTTCGTGCATCGCGTCAAGTCTTCAGTCAAACTTTCCAGAGAATCTGCACCCTGCGTCTCCGTCATCCTTGATGGCGAGAACGCATGGGATTACTTCCCCGAGAACGGCCGTCCCTTTTTGAAGGCTCTTTACCAGCGCTTGACTGAGGACCCCGGCCTCGAGATGGTGACTTTCTCCGAAGCCTGCGCCCAATTGAGCACCCATGAGCGAAGATTGGAGAATATCTGGCCCGGTTCCTGGATTAACTCCGATTTTTCGATCTGGATCGGGGACCCTGAGGACAACCGCGCCTGGGAACTTCTTTCCGAGACCCGTGAGGCGATGGAGATCTTCACGAAAACCCATCCCGATTTTGCAGGCAGCCCCCGCGGAAAGGCAGCATGGGAATCGCTGCTCGCAGCGGAAGGGAGTGACTGGTGCTGGTGGTACGGACCCGAACACTCCACGGTCAACGATTTTCGCTTTGATCGGTTGTTCCGTTCCCACCTCATTAACTGTTACCAGCAGATGGGACTGAGCATCCCCGGAAGCCTGGCGCAACCGTTGAAACGACAGATCCCGAAGCGCCTTCACATTCTTCCGTTGGGGAGGGTACATCCCTCCATCGATGGCCGGGTCTCCAGTTATTTCGAATGGATGGGGGCGGGATCGATCGAGGAATCCCAGAGCACCATGCATCAGGGTCGAAAAAGTTTTGAACGGCTCCTATACGGATGGGATGAAGAAAATGTTTTTATAAGGATTGATCTGCCGGAGCCACTCCTCGAGAGTCATCCAGCCGTTGATGTAAGGCTCTATTTCGATGCTGACACCTGCCTGGTCTTCAAGGATGCCGCAGCGAAACACGTTGCCCTTTCGGTGCTCCTCCGGGAGGAAAAAGTACCGGCGGAGCGGGCTGTTGACCGTGCGGACGCGGAACCGGCCTTCGATAGAATGTTCGAAGCCCGCATTCGGAAGTCCCTGTGGCCTGCTCAACCCGGCGGTGCGCTCTCGTTTTACGTCCTTTTGGAGATTGGCGGCGTTCCCGTTGAACGCATTCCCATGCATGGGAACCTGAGGGTCGACGACACCTCATTTGAATGAGCGTCACGAATCGTCCTGTCCATAAAACGGCCCTTAAAGGGACCGCCATTCTCACATCACCCTCTTACCCACGGCCCCGCCAGCCCGCTTTGAGAATTCATCCCCAAGAAAATTCTTCGCGGGAAGCCGAGGCGGGTCCCGCCGAAACTGAGCGGTAGCCGGCGGTCACCGCCCCGACGCCCCTCGCTGAGGGCTGGGCGGCCTGGGCACCGTAACCGGACTCAAATCACCTTCCTTGTCAACGGCCCGTACTCCAAAGATCAAATTGTCCTTTGACAGGCCCTTCAAGGTGAACTCCGTGACGTTGCCGACATACAGTTCATGTTGCCAATCCGGCGCCGTGGTATCCCTCCAAACCAGCGCATAACCGGCGACGTTCGATTCAGGATTGGGAGACCAATGGATGAGGGTGTCGTAGGCTTGGCGCGCCGAGCCGAACCGGACATTCTCGGGCGCTGCGGGAGCCAAGGCCAGTGAGGCCAGCGAGGCGGCATTGAGCCGGGCGACCTGGGCGATATACCCCGGTGAGACAAACCCGGGCAAATCGCCATACTGGACGCCCCCTTCAGTTCGTGGGGTTTGATGTTGGTGTCTGAAATCCTCGTGTAGTTCGGAAAACCGAACGGCCGCGAACCCGTTTTCATTGAACGCCGTATGGTCGCCCCCGCGTCCATATCGGTCCCGACGGAAGACCATCAGGACCTTGAAATCAGGCACGTATTTGACGGCGGTCTCTTCAATGTAGCGCGCCAGCTGTCGCGAGGGTGAATCATCTTCGCCCCCGATGGCCTCACGCAACCGCTTGTCTGCCTCAGTTTCGTTGACCGGCACCCCTTCGGAAAACACCCTCACGATCTGATTATTAATCTCTTCGCCACCTCCCTGAATGTTGCCCACGATGTCGTCGTTGAGCATCGCCGCGATGTTCCATTTCTTTTCTTTTGCCGCTCGGGCCCAGTGCGTGGACCCGATCAACCCCTGCTCCTCGCCCGCGACGCAGAGGAAGACCACCGTCGCATCGAACTGATACTTGCTCATGACTCGTGCCAGCTCCATCGAGACGGCGGTGCCGCTGGCATCATCATCGGCTCCGGGGGCGTCGCACTTGGTGTCCATCATTTGTGTGCACATGGAATCATAATGCCCGCTCACCACATAGATTCGGGCGGCGGAATCCGGCCGTGAACCCGGCAAGGTCGCAACCACGTTCACGATCTCGGTGGGTTTGGGGACGCGGGACCGGTAGCGGGGCTCAATGTCCTTGGGATCAGTGATGAAGGAGTCGAATTCGACCTTGAGCCGCCCACCACTGTCCTTGGAATACTTTTCCAATTCGTTTTTAATCCATCGACGGGCCGCTCCGATCCCGCGGTCCTCAGGGGCCGTTTCGGAGAGCGTGTGCCGGGTCCCAAAGCTCACCAGCTTGTCGAGGATCTGCTGGATGTTCTGCGGCGAAATTTCCTGGACGATCTTTTCAACTTCCGGGTTGCGGGCAGGGAGCGGTTGGCCGGAACAAGGGATGACCCAACTCATCGAGACAAGCAAAATCACAATGGCGCCGAAACGGATTCGCATAAACACTCCTGGCGATTGGAATAGATTCCCGTGATAAAATAATGGCATGGGTAAAGGACGATTCGTCAATCAAAAGCTGGGGAAGCGCGTCCACCGCGGCATTGGACAGCACTTCGGGAAGTCCCAAACCAAGGGCTTTCCGGATAAGATGTCTCAACGCCGGGACCAAGTAAATCTTCGCGGAAGCTGCTCCCCCGAAGCCGCAAGGCTTGGGAAGAAGACTTTCCCGCAAGGGTCCTGAGGGGTGCTCGAAGCCACTTCCTCGGGGCCGCCGCTTGAAGATCACGCTCGATTCCCCGCGAAAATTTCGCCTCTCTCCGCCCCTGGCTGATTCAGGGAAACGCAGGAGATCGCTCCCTGGAGGATCTTCACTCAGGGCCTTGACGTCACTTTTCCGTAGACCAGTTTACCCCCCAGGAAGGTCTTCTCAACTTCCGTTCGCAAAATCAATTGAGGTTCAATTTTCATAATATCATGGCTTAGAACCACCAGGTCAGCGAGCTTCCCTTCCTCAATGGATCCCTTCAGTTTTTCCTCAAACGCCGCGTAGGCTGCGTCCAAGGTGAAGGATCGAAGCGCCTCTTCACGGGTCAACCGCTCCTGGGCAAACCAGCCGGCCGTCGGCCACCCGCTTTGGTCCTGGCGCGTGATCGCCGCATAAAATCCCCACAGCGGGTTGGGGTCTTCCACCGGGAAGTCGGATCCGGCCGCAATGCGAACCCCGGTCTTCAGAAGCGAGCGCCAGGCATAGGCTCCCTTGATCCGTTCCGCTCCCACGCGCTGCTCGGCCCATCGCATGTCACTGGTGCAATGGGTGGGCTGCATCGAGGGGATGACATGCAATAGCGCCAAGCGGGGGATATCGCTCATGGCCAGGATCTGGGCATGCTCATCGCGCAAGCGCAACTCTTTCACTTTCGGGTTTTCCTTTTCGAGGCTTTCCACGATATCAAGCCAGATGCGGTTGGCACGGTCGCCAATGGCATGCGTGTTGACCTGGAAGCCCCCATCCGTGGCCTTCTTGGCCCAGGCATAAATGGCCTCTTGGGGTGTAACCATCAGCCCGGTATTCTTGGGATCGTCACTGTACGGCTCCAGCATCGCGGCTCCCCTGGATCCGAGCGCGCCGTCCGCTATAATCTTGATGGATCGGACCGTCAGTCGATTTCCACCATATCCAATGAGAGGTCCCGTCTTCAGGTAGGCATCCAGTGTCATGGCTGCCGGCGAGTTGGCGGGACTACCCGTCGCCATGATCATGGCATAGATGCGGAAGTCGAATCGGCGCTCGTCAACCAGGTCCTTGTAAATTTCGATCGTCTCCCTGCCCACCCCCGCATCGTGGACCTCGGTCAACCCATCCGCGAGGCACTTCTGGATTGCGAGCAGGGCAGCCCTCTTGATCTGGTCGCGCGTAAGGGGCGGAATATGACGTCCGATGAGGGACATGGCATTGTCCACAAAGACTCCCGTGGGCTCGCCGGATTTCTCATCATGGACGATCCTGCCCCCGGGCGGGTCCGGAGTTTGGCGGGTAATCCCAGCTATTTCCATTGCCCGGGCATTGGCAAGCCCCGCATGGCCATCCACGCGGGTCAGCCAGACCGGATTTTCGGGTGAAACGGCGCTCAGTTCCCGATGGTGGGGAAAATCTTTGACAGGCCATCGGGTCTGATCCCAACCGCGCCCCTGCACCCATTCGCCGCGGGGACTCTCGGCGACCTTCTGTTTTACCATCCCGACGACCTCTTCGAAGCTGCGGGTTTCCACGAAGCTTAATCGCTGTAAACTTTCTCCGAGTCCAATGAAATGACCGTGCGCGTCAATAAAGCCCGGTACCACCGTTTTGCCGTCGAGATCTACCACCTCGGTCTTTGGACCCCTGAACCGTCCTGCCCCTTCGTTCGTCCCCACATATCGTATTTTGTCCCCAAGAATCGCGATGGCCTGTCCGTGCGGGTTCCGTGG
The window above is part of the Terriglobia bacterium genome. Proteins encoded here:
- a CDS encoding glycoside hydrolase, which encodes MPEKIKLALLWHMHQPFYKDSLRGLLEMPWVRLHALKDYWGMVAMLDDFPRARMTFNVVPSLLSQIEDFLAHPEVDPLFTLAFQPVSSLTDDQKLSMLENFFQANYEHQIARFPRFEELFQRAHQSPGPPSSARLRQFGAQDLLDLQVLSQLCWFDEIYLTRDPVTRSLVEKGRRFSDEDKARLRDREVEILSHLVPIYRQAAERGQVELSTTPFFHPILPLLCDSSIASQSQPRSPFPAQPFRYPQDAALQLNRAVEQHQRLFGQVPSGVWPSEGSVSNAALDVISDAGFLWTATDEGILARSLGLAFHRAPSGEIHHSEMLHAPYRYRNTSLHIFFRDRELSDAIGFHYSRMPAGDAAENFVHRVKSSVKLSRESAPCVSVILDGENAWDYFPENGRPFLKALYQRLTEDPGLEMVTFSEACAQLSTHERRLENIWPGSWINSDFSIWIGDPEDNRAWELLSETREAMEIFTKTHPDFAGSPRGKAAWESLLAAEGSDWCWWYGPEHSTVNDFRFDRLFRSHLINCYQQMGLSIPGSLAQPLKRQIPKRLHILPLGRVHPSIDGRVSSYFEWMGAGSIEESQSTMHQGRKSFERLLYGWDEENVFIRIDLPEPLLESHPAVDVRLYFDADTCLVFKDAAAKHVALSVLLREEKVPAERAVDRADAEPAFDRMFEARIRKSLWPAQPGGALSFYVLLEIGGVPVERIPMHGNLRVDDTSFE
- a CDS encoding M28 family metallopeptidase, encoding MRIRFGAIVILLVSMSWVIPCSGQPLPARNPEVEKIVQEISPQNIQQILDKLVSFGTRHTLSETAPEDRGIGAARRWIKNELEKYSKDSGGRLKVEFDSFITDPKDIEPRYRSRVPKPTEIVNVVATLPGSRPDSAARIYVVSGHYDSMCTQMMDTKCDAPGADDDASGTAVSMELARVMSKYQFDATVVFLCVAGEEQGLIGSTHWARAAKEKKWNIAAMLNDDIVGNIQGGGEEINNQIVRVFSEGVPVNETEADKRLREAIGGEDDSPSRQLARYIEETAVKYVPDFKVLMVFRRDRYGRGGDHTAFNENGFAAVRFSELHEDFRHQHQTPRTEGGVQYGDLPGFVSPGYIAQVARLNAASLASLALAPAAPENVRFGSARQAYDTLIHWSPNPESNVAGYALVWRDTTAPDWQHELYVGNVTEFTLKGLSKDNLIFGVRAVDKEGDLSPVTVPRPPSPQRGASGR
- a CDS encoding amidohydrolase; its protein translation is MKGSPGAGSEPADTVLLNGNIYTMNPRNPHGQAIAILGDKIRYVGTNEGAGRFRGPKTEVVDLDGKTVVPGFIDAHGHFIGLGESLQRLSFVETRSFEEVVGMVKQKVAESPRGEWVQGRGWDQTRWPVKDFPHHRELSAVSPENPVWLTRVDGHAGLANARAMEIAGITRQTPDPPGGRIVHDEKSGEPTGVFVDNAMSLIGRHIPPLTRDQIKRAALLAIQKCLADGLTEVHDAGVGRETIEIYKDLVDERRFDFRIYAMIMATGSPANSPAAMTLDAYLKTGPLIGYGGNRLTVRSIKIIADGALGSRGAAMLEPYSDDPKNTGLMVTPQEAIYAWAKKATDGGFQVNTHAIGDRANRIWLDIVESLEKENPKVKELRLRDEHAQILAMSDIPRLALLHVIPSMQPTHCTSDMRWAEQRVGAERIKGAYAWRSLLKTGVRIAAGSDFPVEDPNPLWGFYAAITRQDQSGWPTAGWFAQERLTREEALRSFTLDAAYAAFEEKLKGSIEEGKLADLVVLSHDIMKIEPQLILRTEVEKTFLGGKLVYGKVTSRP
- a CDS encoding LptF/LptG family permease — encoded protein: MRIISRAIFREILSPTLLGLLVFTFILFVRDMGKLLEMVVSSTASPALIGKLCLLLLPNIFLFAIPMAGLLGILVGLGRLSADGEVVALRASGQSIAAFVRPVLLLAFLAAGLNLGLSLEIVPRVNRMKQSVLTQLARSQIGTEISPRVFDGRFPNLILYVQDISGDRWNGIFLVDVSKADEPKITLAQKGMLIVDRPKDRLQLYLEEGGTHLLAPQRPSEYSMIHFTHSEIPLPPIVAKGAQATRRSLSEYTNWELLNETRKPIASRSFRIELYRRFALPCSCIVLALLGIPLGISSRKGGKSYGFVLSLLVISAYYLLFVSGSRFAEDGRLSPFVGIWGTNLIFLFFAGVLIFLHERSLFRISRPAFLDARGMRRAAQLNNTESSTAQPSGKVISLLRLISPHILDEYILRGFFAYLLLSLAAFIIIFIIVTLFELISDIVRNDISPLTTIYYFVFLTPQIVYTLTPLAILVATLVNFGLLTKTNQITAMKASGLSLYRLSLSLLFSAAVISVGMFVLQDFVLPGSNQRQDMYRNIIKGRPPQTFLRPNQNWIVGTGNAHLQIYNYNYYDPDKQVFAGLSVFEIDPHSFEITRRIFARQTYRDAYSDRWIYDDGWVRDFAAGAPEPYRTFSVTTFAEMTEKPEYFVKVVKLSEQMNARELWHYIGSLQQSGFDVVRLMVQYYRKFSYPAMAFIMVLIAIPFSFSTGRRGALYGVGLSIVIGIVYWAVAGLFEAMGSFNKLNPMIAVWSPNLLFGLGGLYLLLTIDT
- the speA gene encoding biosynthetic arginine decarboxylase yields the protein MPSSETTDLVSKLYGVENWGAGYFQVNQRGNLSVTPTKNPHLQVDVYDVVCELARRKVGTPILLRFPQMLECQVTDLHEAFLNSINEFHYGGGHLGVFPTKVNQKLDVIESLLHTGAKYRYGLEVGSKAELALAVAMPLSPGALIICNGNKDELFVRSALLCQKLQKPSIVVIEDIEDLKMTLSLAEKLELEAQLGIRVKLYTRGSGKWEESGGEIAKFGLNTIQLVKALHHLREVGHQQDLKMLHFHIGSQITNIKRIKAAVKEAARVFCKVNKMGFNVQYLNVGGGLGVDYDGSRTASECSVNYTIQEFANDVIYTVREVCQSENVPEPIVVTESGRAVVAYHSMLITDVRQAVSPGASAAALIEMANGTKSEPVRELVDLARDINAKNFMEYYHDALAHREEFIALFDLGFLDLEEKAKGEQLFWDICRKAVKFSKSMKDRPEEFEDLEKLLSSKYICNFSLFQSAIDIWALDQLVPIMPIHRLNEIPTEYGTLCDVTCDSDGSIDKFVDVRDTKESLELHSLNGTPYYIALLLVGAYQEAIGDLHNLFGAVNEVSVVVDENGRFHFRKIVRGEVVRQVLSYMGYDVDTLLQLLGNSVSRLRQEGLLKDEDEHELLANYSRLLDSYTYLS